The following are from one region of the Gloeomargarita lithophora Alchichica-D10 genome:
- a CDS encoding helix-turn-helix domain-containing protein → MNIGKALLLIASRYNLTKYRLAQVSGVSASAIGKAMNGKQESLAWDDVEKLANGLAKIDPLAIGAFYYALSQPEQFFYMAGMPPQPEIMEQEKSENPEIMEREKPENIDEVMATLLKLGIVTPSQLEKYAKGIPKYRNGTPAMSLAEWISVNMQWARLGTDTDEEQNDE, encoded by the coding sequence ATGAACATTGGTAAAGCTTTACTTCTGATTGCGTCTCGCTACAACCTGACCAAGTACCGCTTGGCTCAAGTTTCTGGGGTATCTGCATCTGCTATCGGCAAGGCAATGAATGGCAAACAAGAATCCCTAGCCTGGGATGATGTGGAAAAGTTGGCTAATGGGCTGGCAAAGATTGACCCCTTGGCTATTGGTGCCTTTTACTACGCACTCAGTCAACCGGAGCAGTTTTTCTATATGGCTGGGATGCCGCCCCAACCAGAAATTATGGAACAGGAGAAATCTGAAAACCCGGAAATTATGGAACGGGAAAAACCAGAAAATATAGACGAGGTCATGGCTACGCTACTCAAGTTAGGGATAGTCACTCCCAGCCAGTTAGAAAAGTATGCCAAGGGAATCCCCAAATATCGGAACGGTACCCCCGCAATGTCTTTGGCAGAGTGGATCAGCGTGAATATGCAATGGGCGCGTTTAGGTACTGATACTGATGAGGAGCAAAATGATGAATAA
- a CDS encoding BrnT family toxin → MSQFPDIFLKEFRWNPEKNQHLKEQRGISFEIILLAIQMGKLLDVIEHPNPERYPNQRIFVVEIKNYVYLVPFVEDATSVFLKTIIPSRKMKSRYLRE, encoded by the coding sequence ATGTCACAATTCCCTGATATTTTCTTAAAAGAATTTCGGTGGAATCCTGAGAAAAATCAGCACCTAAAAGAGCAAAGGGGGATAAGTTTTGAGATAATCCTATTGGCAATTCAGATGGGTAAACTTCTTGATGTTATCGAGCATCCCAATCCAGAACGATACCCAAACCAAAGGATTTTTGTTGTGGAAATAAAAAATTATGTGTACCTTGTCCCATTTGTAGAAGATGCGACCAGCGTATTTCTCAAAACCATCATCCCCAGTCGTAAAATGAAAAGTAGGTATTTGCGAGAGTGA
- a CDS encoding helix-turn-helix domain-containing protein, translated as MGKPLDSEEQAILNSVEQGEWQSVPSLELEIKRYRDYAVASRQSIVTPGASVRILRELQDMTPTDLATLTGLSVETITAIEQEQIPLTEAGSVVIAQALRCDPRVLLASV; from the coding sequence ATGGGCAAACCCTTGGACAGTGAAGAACAAGCGATCTTAAATTCAGTCGAACAGGGCGAATGGCAGTCCGTACCGTCGCTGGAATTAGAAATTAAACGCTACCGGGACTATGCCGTTGCATCCCGCCAAAGTATTGTCACGCCGGGGGCATCGGTGCGTATCCTGCGGGAACTGCAAGACATGACCCCGACTGACTTGGCAACTTTGACCGGGTTATCGGTTGAAACCATCACCGCCATTGAACAAGAACAAATTCCACTGACGGAAGCTGGAAGTGTCGTGATTGCCCAAGCCCTGCGGTGTGACCCCAGGGTACTGCTGGCTTCTGTTTAG
- a CDS encoding type II toxin-antitoxin system HicB family antitoxin codes for MRSIKIVVEKHPEGYTAYPLGIQGVVVGEGDTYEEALNDVRSAIQFHIETFGIGVLESEILEAFVAEASI; via the coding sequence ATGAGAAGCATCAAAATCGTTGTTGAAAAGCACCCCGAAGGTTACACCGCATATCCATTAGGTATTCAAGGTGTAGTAGTAGGAGAAGGAGATACTTATGAAGAAGCTCTAAATGATGTGCGTTCGGCTATTCAATTTCACATTGAAACTTTTGGGATAGGAGTTTTAGAGTCAGAAATACTAGAAGCATTTGTTGCAGAGGCGAGTATCTAA
- a CDS encoding type II toxin-antitoxin system HicA family toxin has protein sequence MAKFPVDAPKTKVIRVLQGFGFQIVREKEHISMARQNPDGTITPLTLPNHSRIKGSTLRSICTQAGIARDDFVTAYEQN, from the coding sequence ATGGCAAAGTTTCCAGTAGATGCACCTAAAACAAAGGTAATTAGAGTATTGCAAGGCTTCGGTTTTCAGATTGTAAGAGAGAAAGAGCATATTTCTATGGCTCGTCAAAATCCTGACGGAACAATTACCCCACTTACCCTGCCAAATCACAGTCGTATAAAAGGCTCAACCCTTCGCAGTATTTGCACCCAGGCTGGAATTGCTAGAGATGATTTTGTCACCGCATACGAGCAAAATTAG
- the dapA gene encoding 4-hydroxy-tetrahydrodipicolinate synthase, giving the protein MPLFGRVITAMVTPFAPNGEVDYALAERLALHLVAKGSDGLVLAGTTGESPTLTWEEEYELFRVVKRAVGNQAKILAGTGANSTREAVAATVKAADLGLDGSLQVVPYYNKPPQAGLLAHFRSIAQAVPDFPLMLYNIPGRTGVNLWPETVAQLVASEGNILAIKEASGNLEQVAHLRQLVPSARLDIYSGDDGLTLPLLAVGAVGVVSVASHLVGERLQKMVQAFRQGQPEIAGGLYNEMVPLYKALFATTNPIPVKRALELAGWPVGVPRLPLVAASPEVDQILRPVMQDLHLLA; this is encoded by the coding sequence CTGCCCCTATTTGGGCGAGTGATTACGGCTATGGTCACCCCCTTTGCCCCCAATGGCGAAGTGGATTATGCCCTGGCAGAACGGTTGGCACTACATCTGGTAGCCAAGGGGAGTGATGGTCTGGTATTGGCAGGCACCACCGGCGAATCCCCCACCTTGACCTGGGAGGAGGAGTACGAGTTATTCCGGGTGGTGAAACGGGCGGTGGGCAACCAAGCCAAGATACTGGCGGGCACGGGCGCCAATAGTACCCGGGAAGCGGTGGCGGCCACGGTGAAAGCGGCTGACCTGGGATTGGATGGTAGTTTGCAGGTGGTTCCCTACTACAACAAACCTCCCCAAGCGGGTTTACTGGCCCACTTTCGCAGTATTGCCCAAGCGGTGCCGGACTTTCCCTTGATGCTCTACAACATTCCTGGCCGGACGGGGGTGAATTTATGGCCAGAAACCGTGGCGCAATTGGTCGCAAGTGAGGGAAATATCCTTGCCATTAAGGAGGCGAGCGGTAATCTGGAACAGGTCGCCCACCTCCGGCAGTTGGTACCCTCAGCCCGGTTGGACATTTATTCTGGGGATGATGGCCTCACCCTACCCCTGCTGGCGGTGGGGGCGGTGGGGGTGGTGAGTGTCGCCAGCCATCTGGTCGGAGAACGTTTACAAAAGATGGTGCAGGCGTTTCGCCAGGGGCAACCGGAAATCGCTGGGGGACTGTACAATGAAATGGTTCCACTTTATAAAGCCTTGTTTGCTACCACCAACCCGATCCCGGTGAAACGAGCCCTAGAGTTGGCGGGTTGGCCGGTGGGTGTGCCCCGATTGCCCTTGGTGGCGGCCTCGCCAGAGGTGGATCAGATTTTACGCCCCGTGATGCAGGATTTGCATCTGTTGGCCTAA
- a CDS encoding ribonuclease J, translated as MTKTRSQTTAALKIIPLGGLHEIGKNTCVFEINDEILLLDAGLAFPTEAMHGVQVVLPDLTYLRENRHKIKGMIITHGHEDHIGGIPFHLQQVDIPIMYGPRLAIALLQAKLEEAGVANRTQLHPVGPRDFVRIGSSFLVEFIRNTHSIADSFTVALHTPVGLVIHTGDFKMDHTPIDGERFDLQRLAEHGEKGVLCLMSDSTNAELSGFTPSERAVIPGLDRAFSEATGRLLVTTFASSVHRVNIILQLAQKHKRKVSVLGRSMLNVIAHARTLGYVQCPDDLLQPMHVVRHLPENQVVILTTGSQGEPLSALTRIANREHREIQIRPGDTVVFSANPIPGNTIAVVNTIDKLMAQGAKVVYGKDRGIHVSGHGSQEDQKLMLALTKPKFFVPIHGEHRMLVKHSETAQSLGVPAENMVIVNNGDVIELSPDRMQVSGKVKAGIELVDTSGDGVVDGKVLKERQRLADDGVVTVAATVDTQGQLLATPEVHVRGVVTTLESGLLRRLVQETLAQTVRERWSEFAVGGTDIDWTGLREAMEAALQRLIRRELRSHPLLILLLQTTAQATEPSEEANRRTRKRRSEVAAV; from the coding sequence ATGACCAAAACCCGTTCTCAGACCACTGCCGCCCTGAAAATCATTCCTTTGGGGGGTCTGCATGAAATTGGCAAAAATACCTGTGTTTTTGAAATCAATGATGAAATCCTCCTGCTGGATGCGGGGTTGGCCTTTCCCACGGAAGCCATGCACGGGGTGCAGGTGGTATTGCCCGATTTGACCTACCTGCGGGAAAATCGCCACAAAATCAAAGGCATGATCATCACCCACGGCCATGAAGACCACATTGGGGGCATTCCTTTTCACCTGCAACAGGTGGATATTCCGATCATGTATGGTCCCCGGCTGGCGATTGCCCTTTTACAAGCCAAATTGGAGGAAGCCGGGGTCGCCAATCGCACCCAACTGCATCCCGTTGGCCCCCGGGATTTTGTCCGGATTGGGAGTTCGTTTTTGGTGGAATTTATCCGCAATACCCATTCGATTGCTGATAGCTTTACAGTAGCATTACATACACCCGTGGGGCTGGTGATCCACACCGGCGATTTCAAGATGGATCATACCCCCATTGATGGCGAACGGTTTGACCTGCAAAGGCTGGCTGAACACGGGGAGAAAGGGGTGCTGTGTTTGATGAGCGATTCCACCAATGCGGAGTTGTCCGGGTTTACCCCCTCGGAGCGGGCGGTGATTCCGGGGTTAGACCGGGCGTTTAGCGAAGCTACCGGACGACTGCTGGTGACCACGTTTGCCTCCTCGGTGCATCGGGTGAATATCATTTTGCAGTTGGCGCAAAAGCACAAACGCAAGGTTTCGGTGCTGGGGCGTTCGATGCTGAATGTGATTGCCCATGCCCGCACCTTGGGGTATGTGCAATGTCCCGATGATTTACTGCAACCGATGCACGTTGTCCGCCATTTGCCGGAGAACCAAGTGGTGATTTTGACCACCGGTTCCCAGGGGGAGCCGTTGTCGGCGTTGACCCGGATTGCCAACCGGGAGCACCGGGAGATTCAAATTCGTCCTGGGGATACGGTGGTATTTTCCGCCAATCCGATTCCCGGCAACACGATTGCGGTGGTGAATACCATTGACAAGCTGATGGCGCAGGGAGCCAAGGTGGTTTACGGTAAAGACCGGGGGATTCACGTTTCCGGGCATGGGTCCCAAGAAGACCAGAAACTGATGTTGGCCTTGACCAAACCCAAGTTTTTTGTGCCCATCCACGGGGAACACCGGATGCTGGTCAAACACAGCGAAACCGCCCAAAGTTTGGGGGTACCGGCGGAGAATATGGTCATCGTGAACAACGGCGATGTGATTGAACTCAGCCCCGACCGGATGCAGGTCAGCGGCAAGGTCAAGGCCGGGATTGAACTGGTGGATACCTCCGGGGATGGGGTGGTGGACGGGAAAGTCCTCAAGGAGCGCCAACGGCTGGCCGATGATGGGGTGGTGACGGTGGCGGCCACGGTGGATACCCAAGGCCAACTGCTGGCGACCCCGGAAGTCCATGTGCGGGGGGTGGTCACGACCCTGGAGTCGGGGTTACTGCGGCGGCTGGTGCAGGAGACCCTTGCCCAAACCGTGCGGGAGCGGTGGTCGGAATTCGCCGTCGGTGGTACGGACATTGACTGGACGGGGTTACGGGAGGCGATGGAAGCCGCCCTGCAACGTCTAATCCGCCGGGAACTGAGAAGCCATCCCCTGTTGATTTTGCTCCTGCAAACCACCGCCCAGGCCACGGAACCCAGCGAGGAGGCCAACCGCCGTACCCGCAAGCGACGCAGTGAAGTCGCCGCCGTTTAA
- a CDS encoding FAD-binding domain-containing protein, with protein MRREFASREDLIAYVTQVFPGAGGAVSATPGGRTIALQKLAQLQPQTYGDSRNYLAGAVTRLSPYLRHGVLTLAEVRDALQSQGYSWAVVEPLVRQLAWRDYWQKLYEQWGDSIWQDREPYKTGFTARDYAEELPADIVSNTTNLLCIDNFSQELQATGYLHNHIRLWLAAYIIHWRKIQWQAGAGWFLMHLLDGDPASNNLSWQWVASTFSVKPYYWDFERNWLLNGLRPRHSNCFTSISIFS; from the coding sequence ATGCGCCGGGAATTTGCCAGCCGGGAAGACTTGATCGCCTATGTGACCCAAGTGTTTCCGGGGGCTGGGGGGGCGGTAAGTGCTACGCCGGGAGGGCGCACTATTGCCCTGCAAAAGCTGGCGCAACTGCAACCCCAAACCTACGGGGACAGCCGCAATTATCTGGCTGGGGCGGTGACTCGGTTATCGCCCTACCTGCGTCACGGGGTTCTCACGCTGGCGGAGGTGCGGGATGCGCTCCAGTCCCAAGGATACTCCTGGGCGGTGGTGGAACCTTTGGTGCGGCAGTTGGCGTGGCGGGACTATTGGCAAAAATTGTATGAACAATGGGGGGATAGCATCTGGCAAGACCGGGAACCCTACAAAACCGGTTTTACAGCCAGGGATTACGCAGAGGAACTACCGGCAGATATTGTTAGTAATACAACAAACTTACTTTGTATAGATAATTTTAGTCAAGAATTACAAGCAACCGGGTATTTACACAATCATATTCGCTTGTGGTTGGCCGCTTATATCATCCATTGGCGTAAAATTCAATGGCAGGCGGGGGCGGGTTGGTTTTTGATGCACCTATTGGACGGCGACCCGGCGAGTAATAATCTTTCCTGGCAGTGGGTGGCGAGTACCTTTAGCGTAAAACCCTACTATTGGGACTTTGAGAGAAACTGGCTCCTAAACGGCCTCAGACCTAGACACAGCAATTGTTTTACCTCGATCAGCATATTTTCTTGA
- the thrS gene encoding threonine--tRNA ligase: MHLPRTSESETLKRIRHTASHVMAMAVQKLFPQAKVTLGPWIEDGFYYDFDHPESFTESDLKAIKKEMVKIIKKKLPVIREEVTKAEALKRIQALNEPYKLEILAGLEAPITLYHLGEQWWDLCAGPHLENVAELNPDAIELESVAGAYWRGDERNPMLQRIYGTAWETPEQLEAYLHQKREALRRDHRRLGQELDLFSIQEQAGGGLVFWHPKGARMRLLIENYWREAHLRSGYELLYTPHLAHLDLWKTSGHFDFYRESMFEAITVESQEYQLKPMNCPFHVLTYQNHLHSYRELPIRYGELGTVYRYERSGTLHGLMRVRGFTQDDGHVFCLPTQVADEILGVLNLTEQILSDFGFRDYEVNLSTRPDKFVGEDQVWELATHALKNALDTKDWAYKEDVGGGAFYGPKIDIKIRDAIGRLWQCSTIQVDFNLPQRFGLEYVAADGSRQVPIMIHRAIFGSLERFFGILIENYAGDFPLWLAPVQLRFLPVGEQYVTYAQEIASNWQKMGLRVEVDMSGERLGKLIRNGEMVKIPVMAIVGAKEMETQTLSVRTRQGGDLGALSVLEVQERLVQAVHQRQDF, translated from the coding sequence GTGCATCTGCCCCGCACCAGTGAGTCGGAAACCCTGAAGCGCATCCGTCACACCGCTTCCCATGTGATGGCGATGGCGGTACAAAAATTATTTCCCCAGGCGAAAGTCACCCTTGGCCCTTGGATCGAAGATGGCTTTTACTACGACTTTGACCACCCGGAATCCTTTACGGAATCGGACTTGAAAGCCATCAAAAAAGAGATGGTGAAAATTATCAAGAAAAAACTGCCCGTGATTCGGGAGGAAGTGACAAAAGCGGAAGCCTTAAAGCGGATTCAAGCCCTCAATGAACCCTACAAATTAGAAATTTTAGCCGGGCTTGAAGCACCGATTACCCTATATCATTTGGGGGAGCAATGGTGGGATTTGTGTGCTGGCCCCCACCTGGAAAATGTGGCAGAACTCAACCCCGATGCCATTGAACTGGAAAGCGTGGCGGGTGCCTACTGGCGGGGGGATGAGCGCAATCCCATGTTACAGCGGATTTATGGCACTGCCTGGGAAACCCCGGAGCAACTCGAAGCCTATCTGCACCAAAAGCGGGAGGCTCTGCGGCGGGATCATCGGCGGTTGGGGCAGGAATTGGATTTATTTAGCATCCAGGAACAGGCCGGGGGTGGGTTGGTGTTTTGGCATCCCAAGGGCGCCCGGATGCGGTTATTGATTGAAAACTATTGGCGTGAGGCACATTTACGCTCTGGTTATGAGCTTTTGTACACGCCGCATTTGGCGCATTTAGACCTCTGGAAAACTTCGGGGCATTTTGATTTTTATCGGGAGAGTATGTTCGAGGCAATTACGGTGGAATCCCAGGAATATCAACTCAAACCGATGAATTGCCCGTTCCATGTATTAACTTATCAAAATCACCTACATTCCTATCGAGAATTACCCATTCGTTATGGGGAATTGGGCACGGTTTATCGCTATGAACGTTCGGGGACGTTGCATGGCCTAATGCGGGTGCGGGGCTTTACCCAGGATGATGGTCATGTTTTTTGTTTGCCAACCCAAGTGGCGGATGAGATTTTGGGAGTACTGAATCTTACGGAGCAAATTCTGTCGGATTTTGGCTTTCGGGATTATGAGGTGAATTTATCCACCCGCCCGGATAAATTTGTGGGTGAGGATCAGGTGTGGGAATTGGCAACCCATGCCCTAAAAAATGCCTTGGATACCAAAGATTGGGCCTACAAAGAAGACGTGGGCGGGGGGGCTTTTTACGGCCCGAAAATTGATATTAAAATTCGGGATGCCATTGGCCGTTTGTGGCAATGTTCGACGATTCAGGTGGATTTTAATTTACCCCAACGGTTCGGTTTAGAATATGTGGCCGCCGATGGTTCTCGCCAGGTACCAATTATGATTCACCGGGCAATTTTTGGCTCCCTGGAGCGATTTTTTGGCATTTTAATTGAGAACTACGCCGGGGATTTCCCTTTGTGGTTGGCGCCGGTGCAACTCCGCTTTTTACCCGTGGGCGAGCAGTATGTCACCTATGCCCAGGAAATTGCTAGTAATTGGCAGAAAATGGGTCTGCGGGTGGAGGTGGATATGTCCGGCGAACGCCTGGGCAAACTGATTCGCAATGGGGAAATGGTCAAAATTCCGGTGATGGCGATTGTGGGTGCCAAAGAAATGGAAACCCAAACCCTGAGTGTGCGGACTCGCCAGGGGGGGGATTTGGGGGCATTGTCCGTGCTAGAAGTGCAAGAGCGTTTAGTGCAAGCGGTGCATCAACGGCAGGATTTTTAG
- a CDS encoding chemotaxis protein CheW — protein MKILHFPIGSLQLGLPLTQVQKVIPQPTVFSSGQKPIGLAHFEDQEVVVLDLHQHLFGHPSPTPATHLIVVKTAAELYGLPCPGMPTLVDVPPEQMRQIPPTYRQADTLGLASHVARLADNTTTLFLLDSQRLNSLCVPSPGL, from the coding sequence ATGAAAATCCTCCATTTTCCCATCGGGTCGCTCCAACTGGGGTTACCCTTGACGCAAGTGCAAAAAGTGATACCGCAACCCACGGTTTTTAGTAGCGGTCAAAAACCGATTGGATTGGCTCATTTTGAAGACCAGGAAGTGGTGGTGCTGGACTTACACCAGCATCTATTCGGCCACCCCAGCCCCACCCCGGCCACCCATCTGATTGTGGTCAAGACTGCGGCGGAATTGTACGGGTTACCCTGCCCAGGTATGCCTACTTTAGTGGATGTTCCCCCGGAGCAGATGCGACAGATTCCCCCCACCTATCGGCAGGCAGATACCCTCGGACTGGCCAGCCATGTAGCTCGATTGGCTGATAATACAACAACCTTATTTTTGCTGGACAGCCAACGGTTGAACTCCCTCTGCGTCCCGTCCCCTGGGTTATGA
- a CDS encoding DUF4439 domain-containing protein codes for MTLNRSSRRQLMQVGLYGTAGLAGATLLAQAQPLVAATADVAILNTALYYEHQAIWAYGAAAGKLTSNQVGQAVLKIAQANLADHRVHRDTLIKVINSLGGTPVRAENEYAATLTPYFERKEGGLDADVNIAKLALALEVDAAIAYGLEAAKLKTPALVTAGASIGATEASHATLIRAAFKSLGVDIPVIPAAFVSQDTRSQWVLKV; via the coding sequence ATGACTTTGAACCGTTCTTCCCGGCGCCAACTGATGCAGGTGGGGCTTTATGGTACCGCTGGTCTGGCGGGGGCAACCCTACTGGCACAGGCGCAACCCCTGGTGGCGGCGACCGCTGATGTAGCAATTTTGAATACAGCACTGTACTACGAACACCAGGCCATCTGGGCCTACGGAGCGGCGGCGGGCAAACTGACCAGTAACCAAGTGGGGCAAGCGGTTCTCAAAATCGCCCAGGCCAACCTAGCTGACCATCGCGTCCACCGGGACACGCTGATCAAGGTCATCAATAGCTTGGGGGGCACTCCCGTCCGGGCCGAAAATGAATATGCCGCTACCCTAACGCCCTATTTTGAGCGAAAAGAAGGGGGGTTAGATGCGGATGTGAATATCGCCAAATTGGCTCTAGCGCTGGAAGTGGATGCGGCCATTGCCTACGGTTTGGAGGCCGCCAAATTGAAAACCCCTGCCCTAGTCACCGCCGGTGCCAGCATCGGGGCAACGGAAGCCTCCCATGCCACCCTAATTCGGGCTGCATTCAAGAGTTTGGGGGTGGATATTCCCGTCATCCCCGCCGCCTTTGTCAGCCAGGACACCCGGAGTCAATGGGTACTCAAGGTTTAA
- a CDS encoding RNA polymerase sigma factor: MDDETLLERIAIQDQSALNALYDRYSQVIYSLIYRIVGVKEEAEEIILDVFLQVWRTAHCYNPHQAQVNSWLFMIARSRALDRLRRQSRQQRTTLMLQQTQMPLDLSSPPEAYILGEETHQNLQNALAQLPPEQRQAVELAYYYGLSHTQIAVRLGVPPGTIKSRIRMALQKMRQAFHIAPEQ, translated from the coding sequence ATGGATGATGAAACTCTGCTGGAACGCATTGCCATCCAAGACCAATCGGCTTTGAATGCGCTTTATGACCGTTATAGCCAAGTTATTTATTCCTTAATTTATCGGATTGTTGGTGTGAAAGAAGAAGCGGAAGAGATTATCCTGGATGTCTTTCTCCAAGTGTGGCGCACGGCACATTGTTATAATCCCCATCAGGCGCAAGTTAATTCCTGGTTGTTTATGATTGCCCGCAGTCGTGCCCTCGACCGACTCCGGCGCCAATCTCGGCAACAACGGACGACGCTGATGCTGCAACAAACCCAAATGCCCTTGGATTTGAGTTCCCCACCGGAGGCTTATATTCTTGGGGAAGAAACCCATCAAAATTTGCAAAATGCCCTGGCGCAACTACCCCCAGAACAGCGACAGGCGGTGGAGTTAGCCTATTACTATGGATTAAGTCACACGCAGATTGCTGTTAGACTAGGAGTACCCCCTGGCACTATTAAAAGCCGGATTCGGATGGCTCTGCAAAAAATGCGGCAAGCTTTTCACATTGCCCCGGAGCAGTAG
- a CDS encoding cupin domain-containing protein — MNGMSDEGFYDLAPLAALGCLNETDQEALADYATTDADFAQELAALQEVVNALPYTLPQIAPPSGLRERLQARIAQEMTVVRAEQMIWEPHPVVAGLTIAYLHRDEQRRLVSALVRCPPHTAYPSHRHRGFEQIYILEGTLQAGDRLCGVGDFIHANGGSIHAPSTIEGCLFLVHTSMDDEYIDGDLEPFAPAV; from the coding sequence ATGAATGGGATGTCTGATGAAGGATTTTACGACCTGGCTCCCCTCGCCGCCCTTGGTTGCTTGAATGAGACGGATCAAGAGGCACTGGCGGACTATGCCACAACCGATGCGGACTTTGCCCAAGAATTAGCGGCTCTTCAGGAGGTGGTGAACGCCTTACCCTACACCCTGCCGCAGATTGCCCCGCCCTCTGGTTTACGGGAACGGTTGCAAGCCCGCATTGCTCAGGAAATGACCGTAGTACGAGCCGAGCAGATGATTTGGGAACCCCATCCGGTGGTTGCCGGTTTGACCATCGCCTATTTGCACCGGGACGAACAACGGCGGCTGGTATCGGCATTGGTGCGTTGTCCGCCCCATACGGCCTATCCGTCCCACCGACACCGGGGATTTGAGCAGATTTATATCCTGGAGGGCACCCTACAGGCGGGTGACCGGCTCTGCGGGGTCGGAGATTTTATCCACGCCAATGGGGGTTCCATCCATGCCCCCAGCACGATCGAGGGTTGTTTATTTCTCGTCCACACCTCAATGGATGATGAGTATATAGATGGGGATTTAGAACCGTTTGCCCCCGCTGTTTAA
- a CDS encoding DUF3318 domain-containing protein, which yields MDEFDRDTEIGRLLDLLPASSRMKLRVISQPQQVEILTVPFPWPWRTEWPVPINFELWQNLTEPQRDLLFLRTDRWLRGIAWFRPGWSQGLILAGSVAVAFQGVQADGVGVLVGAGLAGVALRQLLRNYRSPAYELQADESAVTIAQRREYTEVAAAGALLSALEQQAQLERRGLTFNELVRSQNLRVLAGLSTVAVPSYYRTPES from the coding sequence ATGGATGAATTTGACCGGGACACGGAAATTGGTCGCCTGCTGGATTTGCTCCCCGCCAGCAGTCGGATGAAATTGCGGGTGATCTCCCAACCCCAACAGGTGGAAATTTTAACCGTACCTTTTCCCTGGCCTTGGCGGACGGAATGGCCGGTGCCGATCAATTTTGAACTTTGGCAAAACCTGACGGAACCCCAGCGGGATTTGCTCTTTTTGCGTACCGACCGCTGGTTGCGGGGCATTGCCTGGTTCCGCCCCGGTTGGTCCCAGGGGTTGATTTTGGCGGGGAGCGTGGCGGTGGCCTTCCAAGGGGTGCAGGCCGATGGGGTGGGGGTGCTGGTCGGGGCGGGGTTGGCGGGTGTAGCTCTGCGCCAATTGCTGAGGAATTACCGTTCCCCGGCCTACGAATTGCAGGCGGATGAGAGTGCCGTTACCATCGCCCAACGGCGGGAATACACGGAAGTAGCAGCGGCAGGAGCCTTATTGTCAGCCCTCGAACAACAAGCCCAATTGGAGCGGCGGGGTTTAACGTTTAACGAACTGGTACGCAGTCAAAATCTGCGGGTGTTGGCCGGGTTATCCACCGTGGCCGTGCCCAGCTATTATCGCACCCCAGAATCTTAA